A genomic region of Mitsuaria sp. 7 contains the following coding sequences:
- a CDS encoding DUF1631 family protein, which yields MNRLNPHVDAALQRVRLAAEQAAERGAEGLGLAALSSGQAKRRDALLSAQFIFRKHQALFSQRFDQSMRQQAAEAPSAGSASPGNARAAPKATQWDELSLMDDDQVNTLVATDRIGLALGHQSEWELREVNSYMGDIPGVDEDRHPLRPQAVAQALIEAVNAVTDDPDTRQVLTDELTRALALEMRACYADVAGLFRSRGLRPQDLRVRAVAGATRGQSLHGGTTSGVPLHDSRYATLPGALHPAVHGGRAGGPHSVAGGFHGGSPDGYATTGGGPAGGGMGGWSVDPQLMDLMRRLAMSPSVGMPSTGSGGLPMNSQWQGWDGDPGSYVEGGPIVLPPNLIHLHRDELRQAASGSLDHMVIDVVAGLFDQILSDAKLPPLMAQQIARLQLPVLRAALGDRSFFSSRRHPVRRLVNRIATLAAAYDDFTDEPGKSFLTLVRELIQDVVSGDFDRMELYESKLGQLEQFIQDQTAETLKSQGDTAALLERKETELRLQRRYMQQLQQAMSSVDMRDFLRDFLTQTWSEVLVHASRHPDLDAALVERLRNMGRDLVLSVQPKTTPQQRQGFLAALPVLMRTLNEGLDLVRWPEPDRKKFFAELLPAHADSLKGQALSPLEYNLLAKQLESVFGMAPPREQDLPAASAAPLDLDLSEKLSDEEAKRLGLMEDAHVDWDGHVDIDLDLGADEHQPLLAVDISIDGLPAAEEAPSPPSGELLIDHLQIGTAYRMHRDGDWIKVRLAHISATRSFFIFTHGTKHQETLTMTSRMLHKLCEVGRLRAYEHAHLLERATARARQQLAALGAKH from the coding sequence ATGAACCGTCTGAACCCCCACGTCGACGCGGCGCTCCAGCGCGTGCGCCTCGCGGCGGAACAAGCCGCCGAACGCGGCGCTGAAGGTCTGGGTCTTGCCGCCCTGTCCTCTGGACAGGCCAAGCGGCGGGACGCGCTGTTGTCCGCGCAATTCATTTTCCGCAAGCACCAGGCACTGTTCTCGCAGCGCTTCGACCAGTCCATGCGCCAGCAGGCCGCCGAAGCGCCGAGCGCCGGAAGTGCTTCGCCCGGCAATGCACGTGCCGCGCCCAAGGCGACACAGTGGGACGAGCTGTCCCTGATGGATGACGATCAGGTCAACACGCTGGTCGCGACGGATCGCATCGGCTTGGCGCTGGGTCATCAGAGCGAGTGGGAACTGCGGGAGGTCAACTCCTACATGGGCGACATCCCCGGCGTGGACGAGGACCGCCACCCGCTGCGTCCGCAAGCTGTCGCCCAGGCGCTGATCGAGGCCGTGAACGCGGTGACGGACGATCCGGACACGCGCCAGGTCTTGACCGACGAACTCACCCGCGCGCTGGCGCTGGAGATGCGCGCCTGCTACGCCGACGTCGCCGGACTGTTCCGCAGCCGCGGCCTGCGTCCGCAGGACCTGCGCGTGCGCGCGGTGGCGGGCGCCACGCGGGGTCAGTCCTTGCACGGCGGCACGACATCCGGGGTGCCGCTGCACGACAGCCGCTACGCCACCCTGCCCGGCGCCCTGCACCCGGCCGTCCACGGCGGCCGTGCCGGCGGACCGCACAGCGTGGCCGGCGGATTCCACGGCGGCAGCCCTGACGGCTACGCGACGACCGGTGGCGGCCCTGCCGGTGGGGGCATGGGCGGCTGGTCCGTCGATCCGCAGTTGATGGACCTCATGCGGCGGCTGGCGATGAGCCCCTCCGTCGGCATGCCCTCGACCGGCAGCGGCGGACTGCCCATGAACAGCCAATGGCAGGGCTGGGACGGCGATCCCGGCAGCTATGTCGAAGGCGGACCGATCGTCCTGCCGCCCAACCTGATCCACCTGCACCGCGACGAACTGCGGCAGGCGGCCAGCGGCTCGCTCGATCACATGGTGATCGACGTCGTCGCCGGCCTGTTCGACCAGATCCTGTCCGACGCCAAGCTGCCGCCGCTGATGGCGCAGCAGATCGCGCGCCTGCAGCTGCCGGTGCTGCGCGCGGCGTTGGGGGACCGCTCCTTCTTCTCTTCCCGCCGGCACCCGGTGCGACGGCTGGTCAATCGCATCGCGACGCTGGCCGCGGCCTACGACGACTTCACCGACGAGCCCGGCAAGTCTTTCCTGACCCTGGTGCGCGAGCTGATCCAGGACGTCGTCAGCGGCGACTTCGATCGCATGGAGCTGTACGAGTCCAAGCTGGGCCAGCTCGAACAGTTCATCCAGGACCAGACCGCCGAGACGCTGAAATCGCAAGGCGACACGGCCGCGCTGCTGGAGCGCAAGGAGACCGAGCTCCGCCTGCAGCGCCGCTACATGCAGCAGCTGCAGCAGGCGATGTCCAGCGTGGACATGCGCGATTTCCTGCGCGATTTCCTCACCCAGACCTGGAGCGAGGTCCTGGTTCACGCCTCGCGTCATCCGGACCTGGACGCGGCGCTGGTCGAGCGGCTGCGCAACATGGGTCGCGACCTGGTGCTGTCGGTCCAGCCGAAGACGACGCCCCAGCAGCGACAGGGCTTCCTGGCGGCGCTGCCGGTGCTGATGCGCACGCTCAACGAAGGCCTGGACCTGGTCCGCTGGCCCGAGCCGGATCGCAAGAAGTTCTTCGCCGAACTGCTGCCGGCGCACGCTGACTCGCTGAAGGGCCAGGCCCTCAGCCCGCTCGAATACAACCTGCTGGCCAAGCAGCTGGAGTCCGTCTTCGGCATGGCGCCCCCGCGCGAACAGGACCTGCCGGCGGCCAGCGCCGCGCCGCTGGACCTGGACCTGAGCGAGAAGCTCTCCGACGAGGAAGCCAAACGGCTCGGGCTGATGGAGGACGCGCACGTCGACTGGGACGGTCATGTCGACATCGACCTCGACCTCGGCGCCGACGAACACCAGCCGCTGCTGGCGGTGGACATCAGCATCGACGGGCTGCCCGCCGCCGAGGAAGCCCCCTCCCCGCCCTCGGGCGAGCTGTTGATCGATCACCTGCAGATCGGCACGGCCTACCGGATGCACCGCGACGGCGACTGGATCAAGGTGCGGCTCGCCCACATCAGCGCCACGCGCAGCTTCTTCATCTTCACCCACGGGACGAAGCATCAGGAGACGCTGACGATGACCTCGCGCATGCTGCACAAGCTCTGCGAGGTGGGGCGCTTGCGCGCCTACGAACACGCGCATCTGCTGGAGCGCGCCACGGCGCGGGCTCGCCAGCAGCTGGCCGCGCTCGGCGCCAAGCATTGA
- the pdxA gene encoding 4-hydroxythreonine-4-phosphate dehydrogenase PdxA: MSTVIESSRPLLLTMGDACGIGPEIAVAAWAQDRGADLRLVGDVDVFRRALRFMGLRLPVALLEHADDPAPPDCLPVWQPPGLPQDLLAQPLGQVSAAAGAAAARCIVAATQEQRAGRSRALVTAPIHKEALHAGGIDHPGHTELLQALCADADGRLPPVRMMLANEELRVVLVTIHVALRQAVDQITTGRVLQTLRIADAALRRAGIAAPRIAVAGLNPHAGEGGLFGGEEIEHIAPAIEQARTLGIDARGPFAPDTVFMRARHAPPQHPGEFDVVVAMTHDQGLIPVKYLGVEEGVNVTLGLPLVRTSPDHGTAFDIAGTGKADPSSMSAAIRMARVLAG; this comes from the coding sequence ATGAGCACTGTCATCGAGAGTTCCCGTCCGCTGCTGCTGACGATGGGCGACGCTTGCGGCATCGGCCCGGAGATCGCCGTCGCGGCATGGGCGCAGGACCGCGGGGCCGACCTGCGCCTTGTCGGTGATGTCGACGTGTTCCGGCGCGCGCTGCGTTTCATGGGTCTGCGCCTGCCGGTGGCGCTGCTCGAGCACGCCGACGATCCGGCACCGCCCGATTGCCTGCCGGTGTGGCAGCCGCCGGGCCTGCCGCAGGACTTGCTCGCGCAGCCATTGGGTCAGGTCAGCGCTGCCGCAGGCGCTGCGGCAGCCCGCTGCATCGTCGCCGCGACGCAGGAGCAACGGGCGGGTCGATCGCGGGCGCTCGTGACTGCGCCCATCCACAAGGAGGCCCTGCATGCCGGCGGTATCGACCATCCGGGTCATACCGAGCTGCTGCAGGCGTTGTGTGCCGACGCGGATGGCCGGCTGCCGCCGGTGCGCATGATGCTGGCCAACGAGGAACTTCGCGTCGTGCTGGTGACCATCCACGTGGCGCTGCGTCAGGCGGTCGACCAGATCACGACCGGCCGTGTGCTGCAGACACTTCGCATCGCCGACGCCGCGCTGCGTCGTGCCGGCATCGCCGCGCCGCGCATCGCCGTGGCGGGCCTGAATCCGCACGCGGGCGAGGGCGGATTGTTCGGCGGCGAGGAGATCGAGCACATCGCGCCGGCGATCGAGCAGGCGCGAACGCTGGGCATCGACGCGCGCGGGCCGTTTGCGCCGGACACCGTATTCATGCGGGCGCGCCATGCGCCGCCTCAGCATCCAGGCGAGTTCGACGTGGTCGTCGCGATGACCCATGACCAGGGGCTGATCCCGGTGAAGTACCTCGGTGTGGAAGAGGGCGTCAACGTGACGCTGGGCCTGCCGCTGGTGCGGACCAGCCCCGATCACGGCACCGCATTCGACATCGCCGGAACGGGCAAGGCGGACCCGTCGAGCATGTCCGCGGCGATCCGCATGGCCCGCGTGCTGGCGGGCTGA
- a CDS encoding Nif3-like dinuclear metal center hexameric protein, translating to MAHRTELERLLAATLEPTRFKDYGPNGLQVEGRDQIRQLVCGVTASLALIDAAIESGADAILVHHGLFWRGQDGRVTGWMKQRLARLLTNEVNLFAYHLPLDAHPELGNNAQLAKHLGWAAEGRFGEQDLGCIGALPATYESLEALGSHVEQRLGRATIQAAGDGRPLKRVAWCTGGAQGYFEAAIAAGADVFITGEISEPQAHYAAETGVAFIAAGHHATERYGVQALGRQVAEQLGLQYRFIDISNPA from the coding sequence ATGGCACATCGCACGGAGCTGGAGCGGCTGCTCGCCGCCACGCTGGAGCCCACGCGTTTCAAGGATTATGGGCCGAACGGTCTTCAGGTCGAGGGCCGCGACCAGATCCGGCAACTGGTGTGCGGGGTCACGGCGAGTCTCGCGCTGATCGACGCCGCCATCGAGTCCGGGGCCGATGCGATCCTCGTCCACCACGGGCTGTTCTGGCGTGGTCAGGACGGTCGGGTCACCGGCTGGATGAAGCAGCGGCTGGCGCGACTGCTGACGAACGAGGTCAACCTGTTCGCCTACCACCTGCCGCTGGACGCACATCCGGAACTCGGCAACAACGCGCAACTCGCGAAACATCTGGGCTGGGCCGCGGAGGGACGCTTCGGCGAGCAGGATCTGGGCTGCATCGGCGCGCTGCCGGCGACGTACGAGTCGTTGGAGGCGCTGGGGAGTCATGTCGAGCAGCGGCTCGGGCGCGCGACGATCCAGGCCGCTGGCGATGGTCGTCCGCTCAAGCGCGTCGCCTGGTGCACGGGCGGGGCGCAGGGCTACTTCGAGGCGGCGATCGCCGCGGGCGCGGACGTGTTCATCACCGGTGAGATTTCCGAGCCGCAGGCGCACTACGCGGCCGAGACCGGTGTGGCTTTCATCGCCGCCGGCCACCACGCGACCGAACGCTATGGCGTGCAGGCGCTGGGCCGTCAGGTGGCCGAACAGCTGGGCCTGCAGTACCGTTTCATCGACATCTCGAATCCGGCATGA
- a CDS encoding trypsin-like peptidase domain-containing protein, translating to MRQTWLIFSQATTVALAGYFVVSTLKPEWLHEAPKIVPTLPAAAGAPPRASVQFSFAAAAQAASPAVVAVLANKPAPSQREIDADPWLRFHFGKRPQQQRPQMGLGSGVIVSPEGYVLTNNHVVAGATEIRVQLADGRDTPARLVGTDPETDLAVLRITLPAPLPVIHPGKADQLQVGDVVLAIGNPFNVGQTVTSGIISALGRTQLGLSTFENFIQTDAAINPGNSGGALVDVQGRLVGINTAIYSRTGGGSLGIGFAIPVDSAYQVLEALVKDGKVSRGWLGVITGDINAEVVETLKLSVEHGVLVKEVFKASPAAKAGLEAGDVVTEVAGQPVRSPRELVNVVAALKPESQTLITVQRGKDALKLPLQVGLRQPQTTDDAVPE from the coding sequence TTGCGTCAAACCTGGCTGATTTTCTCCCAGGCCACCACGGTGGCGCTGGCCGGTTATTTCGTCGTATCGACGCTCAAGCCCGAATGGTTGCACGAGGCGCCCAAGATCGTGCCCACGCTGCCGGCCGCCGCGGGTGCGCCGCCTCGTGCGTCCGTCCAGTTCAGCTTCGCCGCGGCGGCGCAGGCGGCATCGCCGGCGGTCGTCGCGGTGCTGGCCAACAAGCCGGCGCCCAGCCAGCGCGAGATCGACGCCGACCCCTGGCTCCGTTTCCACTTCGGCAAGCGCCCGCAGCAGCAGCGGCCGCAGATGGGTCTGGGGTCGGGCGTGATCGTCTCGCCTGAAGGCTATGTGCTGACCAACAACCATGTCGTCGCCGGCGCGACCGAGATCCGCGTGCAGCTCGCCGACGGCCGCGACACGCCGGCGCGGCTGGTCGGCACCGATCCGGAAACCGACCTGGCCGTCCTGCGCATCACGCTGCCGGCGCCGCTGCCGGTGATCCACCCCGGCAAGGCCGACCAGTTGCAAGTCGGCGACGTGGTGCTCGCCATAGGCAATCCGTTCAACGTCGGCCAGACGGTCACCTCCGGCATCATCAGCGCGCTGGGCCGCACGCAACTCGGCTTGAGCACCTTCGAGAACTTCATCCAGACCGACGCCGCGATCAACCCCGGCAACTCCGGCGGCGCGCTCGTCGACGTGCAGGGAAGGCTGGTCGGCATCAACACGGCGATCTACTCGCGCACCGGCGGGGGCAGTCTGGGCATCGGCTTCGCGATCCCGGTGGACTCGGCCTACCAGGTGCTGGAAGCGCTGGTGAAGGACGGCAAGGTCTCGCGCGGCTGGCTGGGCGTGATCACCGGCGACATCAACGCCGAGGTCGTCGAGACGCTGAAGCTGTCGGTCGAACACGGCGTGCTGGTCAAGGAAGTCTTCAAGGCGAGCCCGGCGGCCAAGGCCGGGCTGGAAGCCGGCGACGTCGTCACCGAGGTGGCGGGGCAGCCGGTGCGCTCTCCGCGCGAACTCGTCAACGTCGTCGCGGCGCTGAAACCGGAGAGCCAGACACTGATCACGGTGCAGCGCGGCAAGGACGCGCTGAAGCTCCCGCTGCAGGTCGGCCTGCGGCAGCCGCAGACGACCGATGACGCCGTGCCGGAATGA
- a CDS encoding HesA/MoeB/ThiF family protein produces the protein MDDDQLLRYSRHILLDDIGVEGQQRLLDAHALVIGAGGLGSPAALFLGTAGVGRITLVDHDRVDVTNLQRQIAHSLARVNQPKSESAAAGIAAINPEPRVRAITERADAALLDELVPLADVVLDCTDNFPTRHLVNAACVKHGKPLVSGAALGFDAQLSVYDSRDRAFPCYACLFPADQPPEEQRCAVMGVFAPLVGIIGSMQTAEALKLLTGMGSTLPGRLLMLDARRMEWTDLQVARDPRCPCCGTT, from the coding sequence ATGGATGACGACCAACTGCTGCGCTACTCGCGCCACATCCTGCTGGATGACATCGGCGTCGAGGGCCAGCAACGCCTGCTGGACGCGCACGCGCTGGTGATCGGCGCGGGCGGGCTGGGATCGCCCGCGGCGCTGTTCCTGGGAACGGCGGGCGTCGGCCGCATCACGCTGGTGGATCACGACCGCGTCGACGTGACCAATCTCCAGCGCCAGATCGCCCACAGCCTCGCGCGCGTGAACCAGCCCAAGTCCGAATCGGCCGCCGCGGGCATCGCGGCGATCAATCCGGAGCCTCGCGTCCGGGCCATCACCGAGCGGGCCGACGCGGCGCTGCTCGACGAACTGGTGCCGCTGGCCGACGTCGTGCTCGACTGCACCGACAACTTCCCTACGCGCCACCTCGTCAACGCCGCCTGCGTGAAGCACGGCAAGCCGCTGGTGTCGGGCGCGGCCTTGGGCTTCGATGCGCAGCTGAGCGTCTACGACAGCCGCGATCGCGCCTTCCCCTGCTACGCCTGCCTGTTCCCCGCGGACCAGCCGCCCGAGGAGCAGCGCTGCGCGGTGATGGGCGTGTTCGCGCCGCTGGTCGGCATCATCGGCAGCATGCAGACGGCCGAGGCCCTGAAGCTGCTGACGGGCATGGGCTCGACCTTGCCGGGCCGACTGCTGATGCTGGACGCGCGCCGCATGGAATGGACCGACCTGCAGGTCGCCCGCGACCCGCGCTGCCCCTGCTGCGGCACGACCTGA
- a CDS encoding LOG family protein — translation MIRSDKLTARNFPSAQEEAQQQAAFDAAFDANPPAAYQLAFTDTDFLVRPELRPVRMQLELLKPELIQQELNIQSTVVIFGSARIADRESAQAAVDAARAAKDEAAVQRAERRLVMSGYYEEARKFARLVTETTKDFAHPLYVVTGGGPGIMEAGNRGAHEAGGRSIGLNIVLPHEQRPNQYITPELCFRFHYFGLRKMHFLMRSVALAAFPGGYGTLDELFETLTLIQTGKCRRRPILLFGRDFWSRLIDFELLIDTGMISPGDEQLFHYVETADEAWALLMKEYDIGGTTNGSSGTNGTNGTNGHPGTGAVPAGGT, via the coding sequence ATGATCAGAAGCGACAAACTCACCGCCCGCAACTTCCCTTCCGCCCAGGAGGAAGCCCAACAGCAGGCCGCCTTCGACGCGGCCTTCGACGCCAATCCGCCAGCCGCCTATCAGCTCGCGTTCACCGACACGGACTTCCTGGTCCGGCCGGAACTGCGCCCGGTGCGCATGCAGCTGGAACTGCTGAAGCCCGAGCTGATCCAGCAGGAACTCAACATCCAGTCGACAGTGGTGATCTTCGGCAGCGCACGCATCGCCGACCGCGAGTCGGCGCAAGCGGCCGTTGATGCGGCCCGCGCGGCGAAGGACGAAGCCGCGGTGCAACGCGCCGAGCGCCGTCTGGTGATGAGCGGCTACTACGAGGAAGCGCGCAAATTCGCGCGGCTGGTCACCGAGACGACCAAGGACTTCGCGCACCCGCTGTACGTCGTCACCGGCGGCGGGCCGGGCATCATGGAGGCGGGCAACCGCGGCGCGCACGAAGCCGGCGGCCGCAGCATCGGCCTGAACATCGTGCTGCCGCATGAACAGCGTCCGAACCAGTACATCACTCCGGAGCTCTGCTTCCGCTTCCACTACTTCGGGCTGCGCAAGATGCACTTCCTGATGCGATCGGTGGCGCTGGCGGCGTTCCCGGGCGGCTACGGGACGCTGGACGAGCTCTTCGAGACCCTGACGCTGATCCAGACCGGCAAGTGCCGCCGGCGTCCTATCCTGTTGTTCGGACGCGATTTCTGGTCGCGCCTGATCGACTTCGAGCTGCTGATCGACACCGGCATGATCAGCCCGGGCGACGAGCAGCTCTTCCACTATGTTGAAACCGCCGACGAGGCCTGGGCGCTGCTGATGAAGGAATACGACATCGGCGGCACCACCAATGGCTCGAGCGGCACCAACGGCACCAACGGCACGAACGGCCATCCGGGGACCGGCGCGGTCCCGGCCGGCGGCACCTGA
- the rocF gene encoding arginase, which translates to MTAARHVSLIGAPTDVGAGARGASMGPEALRVAGLAEALRAHGVEVKDCGNLVGPSNPWQPPTAGYRHLDEVTAWNRAVHDAVYAELNGGRMSVLLGGDHCLGLGSIAAVAHHCRDTGKKLRVLWLDAHADFNTSKLTPSGNIHGMPVACLCGYGPQELIEIGGKVPAIDPKWIRQIGIRSVDEGEKRFVHEVGLEVFDMRYIDEMGMRHTMELALATMDANTHLHVSFDVDFLDPDVAPGVGTTIPGGPTYREAQLCMEMIADTGRLGSLDIMELNPALDVRNKTALVAVDLVESLFGKSTLMRK; encoded by the coding sequence ATGACCGCAGCACGACACGTGAGCCTGATCGGCGCCCCGACCGACGTCGGGGCCGGCGCCCGAGGCGCCAGCATGGGACCGGAGGCCCTGCGGGTCGCCGGGCTCGCCGAGGCGCTGCGGGCGCACGGCGTCGAGGTCAAGGACTGCGGCAATCTGGTCGGCCCCTCCAATCCCTGGCAGCCGCCGACGGCGGGTTACCGCCACCTCGACGAAGTCACGGCGTGGAATCGAGCGGTGCACGACGCGGTCTACGCCGAGCTCAACGGCGGTCGCATGTCCGTCCTGCTCGGCGGCGACCACTGCCTGGGACTGGGATCGATCGCCGCGGTGGCCCACCACTGTCGCGACACCGGCAAGAAGCTGCGCGTGCTGTGGCTGGACGCGCATGCCGACTTCAACACCAGCAAGCTCACGCCCAGCGGCAACATCCATGGCATGCCGGTCGCGTGCCTGTGTGGCTACGGTCCGCAGGAGCTGATCGAGATCGGTGGCAAGGTCCCGGCGATCGACCCGAAATGGATCCGCCAGATCGGCATCCGCAGCGTCGACGAGGGCGAGAAACGCTTCGTGCACGAGGTCGGTCTCGAAGTCTTCGACATGCGCTACATCGACGAGATGGGCATGCGTCACACGATGGAGCTGGCGCTGGCGACGATGGACGCCAACACCCACCTGCATGTGAGCTTCGACGTCGACTTCCTCGATCCGGATGTGGCGCCCGGCGTCGGCACCACGATCCCCGGCGGACCGACCTACCGCGAAGCCCAGCTGTGCATGGAAATGATCGCGGACACGGGTCGGCTGGGATCGCTGGACATCATGGAGCTCAACCCGGCGCTGGACGTCCGCAACAAGACGGCGCTGGTGGCGGTGGATCTGGTGGAATCGCTGTTCGGCAAGTCCACGCTGATGCGCAAGTGA
- a CDS encoding spore coat U domain-containing protein, translating into MLSRQLSSVLSRTLAIAAAIVGSVAASHAATPTTSSGTFQVGATILVACNVTGSTLTFGGSIDPLQTPGPVDASTALNVTCTKTTPYSVALSAGANAGNASAFGSRVMKSGNNNLPYQLYLDAGRTQVWGDGNSSGVYSGTGTGSQQQLTVYGRLPSLNGIVPGNYADTVTLTITY; encoded by the coding sequence ATGTTGTCTCGTCAGTTGTCTTCAGTTCTCTCGCGAACGTTGGCCATCGCCGCGGCCATCGTTGGCTCCGTCGCCGCCAGTCACGCCGCCACGCCGACGACCTCGTCGGGCACCTTCCAGGTCGGCGCCACGATCCTGGTCGCCTGCAACGTCACCGGCAGCACGCTGACCTTCGGCGGATCGATCGATCCCCTGCAGACGCCGGGTCCGGTGGACGCCTCGACGGCGCTCAACGTCACCTGCACGAAGACCACGCCGTACAGCGTCGCGCTGAGCGCCGGTGCCAACGCGGGCAATGCATCGGCCTTCGGATCACGTGTGATGAAGAGCGGCAACAACAACCTGCCGTACCAGCTGTACCTCGACGCGGGCCGCACCCAGGTCTGGGGCGACGGCAACAGCAGCGGCGTCTACAGCGGTACCGGCACCGGCAGCCAGCAGCAGTTGACCGTCTACGGCCGGCTCCCGTCGCTGAACGGCATCGTGCCCGGCAACTATGCCGACACGGTCACGCTGACCATCACCTACTGA
- a CDS encoding ketopantoate reductase family protein, whose translation MTRIDDTPAPLATLQIAVMGAGAVGCFFGGMLARAGHDVTLIGRASHVEAIRDRGLRMETRMFDEQVRLRADTEPSAARGAQVVLFCVKSTDTVSAAQALAPYIGADTLLLSMQNGVDNAERLRDTVSQPVSAAVVYVATEMAGPGHVKHHGRGELVIEPAPGADRIAQALIAAGVPTEVSDNVRGALWSKLLINCAYNALSALAQQPYGELVKGEGVWTVMDQLVDEGLAVAEADGVTLVGDVRQAVRKIAETMPGQFSSTAQDMSRGKRTEIDHLNGFLVRRGEALGVPTPANRVLHTLVRLAELSRD comes from the coding sequence ATGACCCGCATCGATGACACCCCGGCCCCGCTGGCCACGCTTCAGATCGCCGTGATGGGCGCCGGCGCAGTGGGTTGTTTCTTTGGCGGCATGCTGGCCCGCGCCGGGCACGATGTGACGCTGATCGGCCGTGCGAGTCATGTGGAGGCGATCCGCGATCGCGGCCTGCGCATGGAGACGCGGATGTTCGACGAGCAGGTCCGCCTGCGTGCCGATACCGAACCGTCCGCCGCGCGCGGCGCACAGGTCGTGCTGTTCTGTGTCAAGTCCACCGACACGGTGTCCGCCGCGCAGGCGCTTGCGCCGTACATCGGTGCGGACACACTGCTGCTGTCGATGCAGAACGGTGTCGACAACGCCGAGCGACTGCGCGACACGGTGTCACAGCCCGTGTCGGCGGCCGTGGTCTACGTGGCCACGGAGATGGCCGGCCCCGGCCACGTGAAGCATCACGGGCGAGGAGAACTAGTCATCGAGCCGGCGCCCGGTGCGGATCGGATCGCGCAGGCGCTGATCGCGGCGGGCGTGCCCACCGAGGTCTCGGACAACGTGCGTGGCGCGCTGTGGTCCAAGCTGCTGATCAACTGCGCGTACAACGCGCTGTCCGCGCTGGCGCAGCAGCCTTACGGAGAGCTGGTGAAGGGAGAGGGCGTCTGGACGGTGATGGACCAGCTCGTCGACGAGGGGCTCGCGGTGGCCGAGGCGGATGGCGTCACGCTGGTGGGGGATGTCCGCCAGGCCGTTCGGAAGATCGCCGAGACCATGCCGGGTCAGTTCTCGTCGACCGCACAGGACATGAGCCGCGGCAAGCGGACCGAGATCGACCACCTCAACGGCTTCCTGGTCCGCCGTGGCGAGGCGCTGGGGGTGCCCACGCCCGCCAACCGCGTGCTGCACACGCTGGTGCGACTCGCGGAACTCAGCCGGGATTGA
- a CDS encoding DUF429 domain-containing protein, whose protein sequence is MPKVSKAPAAFRRIIEPSPVQAAASVDRALVGVDFTSAPTARKPIRLAIGRRQGSVLKLERQVAIPTLEDFETWLGEPGPWLGGFDLPFGLPRELIDTLGWPTEWAPLIAYYASLSRAEIRDTFAAFCDARPVGGKFAHRACDGPAGSSPSMKWVNPPVAYMLHAGVPRLVRAGVHLPGLHAGDETRVALEAYPGLLARELIGTRSYKSDDRAKQTPDRFIARKDLIEALEQGRSRLGLRLKLSHAQRDEIADDGSGDKLDAVLCLMQAAWADVRPDYGLPADMDPLEGWIVCA, encoded by the coding sequence ATGCCAAAAGTCTCGAAAGCGCCTGCCGCATTCCGTCGCATCATCGAGCCGTCTCCGGTTCAGGCGGCGGCATCGGTGGATCGCGCGCTGGTGGGTGTCGACTTCACCAGCGCCCCGACGGCTCGCAAGCCGATCCGTCTGGCCATCGGTCGTCGGCAAGGGAGCGTCCTGAAGCTGGAGCGCCAGGTGGCGATCCCGACGCTGGAGGACTTCGAGACCTGGCTCGGGGAACCCGGCCCCTGGCTGGGCGGCTTCGACCTGCCGTTCGGTCTGCCGCGCGAGCTCATCGATACCCTGGGTTGGCCTACCGAGTGGGCGCCGTTGATCGCGTATTACGCGAGCCTGTCGCGCGCCGAGATCCGGGACACCTTCGCCGCGTTCTGCGACGCTCGGCCGGTGGGCGGCAAATTCGCGCATCGCGCCTGCGACGGTCCGGCGGGGTCGTCGCCCAGCATGAAGTGGGTGAATCCTCCTGTCGCCTACATGCTGCACGCTGGCGTGCCGCGTCTGGTGCGGGCGGGCGTGCACCTGCCAGGGCTCCATGCCGGCGACGAGACGCGCGTGGCGCTGGAGGCCTATCCGGGCCTGCTGGCGCGTGAATTGATCGGCACCCGCAGCTACAAGAGCGACGATCGGGCCAAGCAGACGCCTGACCGTTTCATCGCCCGCAAGGACCTGATCGAGGCGCTCGAACAGGGCCGCAGCCGGCTGGGCCTGCGGTTGAAGCTCAGCCACGCACAGCGGGACGAGATCGCCGATGACGGCAGCGGTGACAAGCTCGACGCGGTGCTGTGCCTGATGCAGGCAGCCTGGGCCGACGTGCGACCCGATTACGGCCTGCCCGCCGACATGGATCCGCTCGAGGGCTGGATCGTTTGCGCCTGA